One part of the Chryseobacterium sp. 7 genome encodes these proteins:
- a CDS encoding NIL domain-containing protein, translating to MITPNPGLQVLQNKINLPKKELLLEIELNGKMKFEHLMNTIYNQLGICHRVLSANVEYVNGYSFGSVQLYINVNSEDFQQLEVYLNKNKLINTTVEYTCRTYF from the coding sequence ATGATTACACCTAATCCCGGCCTGCAGGTTTTACAAAATAAAATAAACCTGCCTAAGAAAGAATTGTTATTGGAAATAGAGTTGAATGGCAAAATGAAATTTGAGCATTTAATGAATACCATCTACAATCAATTGGGCATCTGTCATAGAGTGTTGTCAGCTAATGTGGAGTATGTGAACGGATACAGTTTCGGTTCAGTACAGTTATATATTAATGTCAATTCAGAAGATTTTCAACAGCTTGAAGTCTATCTGAATAAAAATAAACTTATCAATACGACGGTAGAATATACCTGCAGAACATATTTTTAA
- a CDS encoding YiiX/YebB-like N1pC/P60 family cysteine hydrolase, which translates to MSEYKIFFSKKIKEIIGFGILLCLMILLVQCHHNSGKIQLKNGDLLFVTAKESGLSGAINNVTQKQKAASFDHIGILEKEGRKMFVLHAAPKGGSQKQDLKDFIKGQKEEGQEVVIYRLKPEYQKAIPDALTKANSMLGKPYNFNYILDESSYYCSDFVERAFRAENIFKLEPMTFIDPKTGKTNTFWEEFYNKKNLKVPEGEPGCNPNGLAGSDKLERVGNF; encoded by the coding sequence ATGTCTGAATATAAAATATTTTTTAGCAAAAAAATCAAAGAAATTATTGGTTTTGGGATTTTGTTATGTTTAATGATTTTGCTGGTTCAGTGTCATCATAATTCGGGTAAAATACAACTCAAAAATGGAGATCTCCTTTTTGTTACAGCCAAAGAATCCGGCCTTTCCGGAGCGATTAATAATGTAACTCAAAAACAAAAGGCAGCTTCTTTTGATCATATAGGAATTCTGGAAAAAGAGGGTAGGAAGATGTTTGTTCTGCACGCTGCTCCAAAAGGTGGTTCCCAGAAACAGGATTTGAAAGATTTTATTAAAGGCCAGAAGGAAGAAGGGCAGGAAGTGGTCATTTACCGTTTAAAGCCGGAATATCAGAAAGCAATTCCTGATGCTCTTACAAAGGCCAATTCGATGTTGGGAAAACCCTACAATTTCAACTATATTCTGGATGAAAGTTCTTATTACTGTTCAGATTTTGTGGAAAGAGCTTTTCGGGCAGAAAATATTTTCAAATTGGAACCCATGACATTTATTGATCCGAAAACAGGAAAAACAAACACTTTCTGGGAAGAATTTTACAACAAGAAAAACCTGAAAGTCCCTGAAGGTGAGCCAGGTTGCAATCCTAATGGACTTGCCGGTTCTGACAAACTGGAAAGAGTAGGAAATTTCTAA
- a CDS encoding response regulator transcription factor — MPHILLVEDDDRLSKLITKGFQEAEFEVTVAYDGITGLKLALQNHFDLVVTDVILPKKDGLEFCHEIKTLKPDLPVIMLTALGTTDDKLEGFDAGADDYLTKPFEMRELVARIKVLLKRFSQQIHQKISVLKYEGIEMNLEQKTVNRDHTPIKLTPKEFNLLKFMLENAERVLSRSEIAEKVWETHFDTGTNFIDVYINYLRKKIDKDFETKLIHTKAGMGFILKKDYESGTVQ; from the coding sequence ATGCCACATATTTTATTAGTTGAAGACGATGACAGACTTTCTAAACTGATTACAAAAGGATTTCAGGAAGCTGAATTTGAAGTCACTGTAGCATATGACGGAATCACAGGACTGAAGCTGGCGCTACAAAATCATTTTGATCTGGTTGTGACGGATGTTATATTACCCAAAAAAGACGGCCTGGAATTCTGTCATGAAATCAAAACCTTAAAACCTGATCTTCCGGTCATTATGCTTACTGCATTGGGAACTACAGATGATAAACTTGAAGGATTTGATGCCGGAGCGGATGATTATCTCACCAAACCTTTTGAAATGCGGGAACTGGTAGCCAGAATAAAAGTGCTTCTGAAACGTTTTTCACAACAGATCCATCAAAAAATTTCAGTTCTTAAATATGAAGGAATAGAAATGAATCTGGAACAGAAAACCGTGAATCGCGATCATACTCCGATAAAATTGACGCCTAAAGAGTTTAATCTTTTAAAATTCATGCTGGAAAACGCTGAAAGGGTTCTTTCCAGAAGTGAAATTGCAGAGAAAGTATGGGAAACTCATTTTGATACCGGTACCAATTTTATTGATGTTTATATTAATTATCTCCGAAAGAAAATAGATAAAGATTTTGAAACCAAACTGATTCATACCAAAGCCGGCATGGGATTTATTCTGAAAAAAGACTACGAATCAGGCACTGTACAGTAA